The nucleotide window TTCTATTTGTTTGTTTTCATCATTCAAGTattgatttttgtttaatttataggGAAAATTGAAACTGAGCAACGCTTTTCTTGGGGGAGATAAGAGAATTCCATCTTTCAAAATGCAGGTTACCCACTTTTCAtttgatcttttttttttttttgggttttcaagaATTTGATCTTTCCCAAAGTAGTACTCAATTTCTATTCTgtaatttttggttttagatTGGTAGTTTGTATTTTGATACCCTATTTCTGGGTTTTTGCTATATGGGGTTTTTGTTATTTGATCTTtcagaaattaataatttatatactGTGATTACTGTTTTTAGAATGGTTATTTGGGTTTTGATACCCTATTTTGGTAGGTAGTTAGTAGTAACTAAATTGAGCAATAGAATATGCATTTTGATGGGGCTATGAATTTAGTTAAGTGGTGTGCCCATCCAAGATTGAACCTTGAGGTTAATGTTTATGGCTAAAATTTTGTCTGATTTATATTATAAAGGTTTATTTAGTTACATGATTTAGGATATGAAGAATAGTTACTTTGATCTTGAAAAAGTTTATGAGGGTCATTTTACTAGGGATAGGATTTTGCCCATTTCTAGGCACTATTTTATTCAAAGATCTGCAATTTCTATTGCATTTCATGCCTACGAATTCTTGTTGGAATTCTCACCATTTATTTTGTCATTAATTTCAGCTAATTCTAGCCATTTGTTATTTGTCTAGTTTTGAATGTCTGTCATTAAAACCTCATTCCTAGGTTGAGTTTagatttccttttcttttttttttcttgaggtGTTGATTGAGGGGGATGATTCTGTCCATAGTTACATCTAACGCGGAACGTAGCCATGTTCTGCAATCCGGGAACATTCGTACCCAACACCAAGAAATGCGACCCAAATCGCTCAAGGTGACGTCCCGGTGTATAAGACCTTTTTGTAAAGGTATTATGccttcatttacaaattaaacaaaaaaaaggaaaaaatgagatgaaacctaaaaaactaaaaaaaattttatataagcAATTTCTCAAAGCAAAaagtcattttaatttaatttttcttttcaaatatattttttatacgcAATGTATCTCGTACCCAAGTTTCCTCTAGGTTGCGTtacttgttttctttttcattcCACGTTTCAATCCGAATGTCGTTCCAAGTAAAAATGATTTTATCATTCAGAACTTTGTGCATTCAGTTGAGTACTTGAGTTATCCttccatattttttttgatCCATTGGGTGTGGGGAAGGGGTCAACTTGCTTGTTTTAAGCTTACAAGTTTGTAACTATGAGAACTTTTTTGATCTTTGATCGATGCTTGATTGCTTGTTGTTTTATGCGGTTTACTCTCCTACTGCAGTCTTTCAGTCGGGTTAGCATGGTTGCTACCGTCAATACTTCTCGTTTTGATGGCATTTCAATGGCTCCTCCTGATCCTATCTTAGGAGTTTCAGAAGCTTTTAAAGCTGACACAGATGAAAAGAAGCTTAATCTTGGTGTTGGAGCCTACCGGACCGAAGAACTTCAGCCTTATGTTTTGAGTGTTGTAAAGAAGGTACATTTGCTCATTTTGTACATGAATTATTTAATGATAAACTGTAAAAGAGGATGCAATTTATGTCTGAttctcaatttttcttttttttttttttcatcttgtGGCCTATTTTCACGATCTTTATGTTATAGTGGCTGTGATTTGAAGTTCATTCTTGGTTCTTATCTATGCTTACTCTTACCTACCTCACTTTCTCTTAGACATCTTTTACCATCTTGATAGGCCATGTAATATTATAGAATGCCCCGGAATATGGTTATTTTACCAACTAGTCATATACTCTGTCATACCTGATACCTCCGAAACCTCCACAATTCATAGTTAAGGCCTTTGTAAACACATTTTGCAACTTGAACCTAAgtttttgatgctaaattgCTTATCTTAATATATTTTACCACTATACGATGGCCGAGTACGATGCTTAGTTTTTGTTGTGTTTTGTTTTGATGATAGAATATAACATGAAATTATGCTTGGTTTTGccatgttttgttttagtaatggAAATAACATGAAtccctttcttttttttggtGCGTACAGGCTGAGAATCTTATGTTAGAGAAAGGAGAAAACAAGGAGGTATGCTAAACTGCTGGATAAATTTGATCCTGCCCGTATCATTCTTTGCTCGTGGTTTCTTTCTTCATGCCGTTTTTTTGTACAGTATTTGCCAATCGAAGGCTTGGCTGCTTTCAACAAAGCGACTGCCGAATTGTTATTTGGAGCTGACAATGCAGTTTTGAAGGAACAACGGGTATGTTCTCGAAGGGAAAAAATTCCTTCTATTATTATCTTTTCTTTCTCGTAAATTCTTATTACTTTTCAATTTtcgttttgttttttcattcttttcctAGTTCCCCCGTTTAATTGCAAATTTGTACCTGTGcccctttttcatttttaggtTGCAACGGTCCAAAGTCTTTCAGGAACAGGCTCTCTCCGCCTTGCAGCAGCACTCATCGAACGGTATTTCCCAGGGGCAAAAGTATTGATATCATCTCCAACTTGGGGTACGTATCTTCCATCTCTTTTTCTACCACCGAGTATCTTGACAACTTTATAGTCTTCAATGCAACAATTAATCAACGCTGAAGTTAACTTATGACGCAGGCAATCACAAAAACATTTTCAATGATGCCAGAGTTCCATGGTCCGAGTACCGATATTATGATCCTAAAACCGTTGGTTTGGATTTTGAAGGGATGATAGCAGATATTAAGGTTAGATTTTTTTCAACTGTCACTAaactttcatttttcttttcttgtggTTTTGGCGGCTCCAAGCTCTTGAAGGATCGACTTTTACATTTTAGGACTTTCTTGTCGTTTTTCGATTGATGCTTAAGTTTGCTCATCAAATTTGGAACGGCATTAAGAAGTAATCTTATTCACATTTTTCTTATTCATTTAGCTTATAAATATAGTATTTATAAAAGATTCTTGTGGTTTCAGGCGGCTCCCGAAGGATCGTTTATTTTGCTCCATGGTTGTGCACACAACCCCACTGGAATAGATCCAACCCCGGAGCAATGGGAAAAAATTGCGGACGTCATTCAGGAGAAGGGCCACTTTCCATTTTTTGATGTTGCATATCAGGTATTACtgtttaatactccctcctattctacccatttattttttgttattattcacttatcactcttaattcgtattttattcttaatctataagttaaaacatagtcatgtgggctcttgtttaatttgtctcaatattaggattattaatatcaattttttatattttttaattaagaacaatcagagatattaagggttaaaGGAGGTAGTATTTAATTGGCAAATGTGAAAAACTAAATGGAACTAAtgggctgaataggaggtagtattcaTCTATTGGTAATTCATCGTTTGCCAATCCCTTACCCGACTGAGACCATGAAACATGGGTGTGCTTGTGCAGGACATGGGTATGAAACACGGCTAGTAATTCTAATGTATCACTCAGTTTCTTTCTTCCCTTGTATTAAAAATCAGAAAGTGTAACCTTGTGTTGTAGGGCTTTGCAAGTGGTAGCCTTGACGAAGATGCATCGTCTGTGAGATTATTTGCTGCACGTGGTATGGAATTGCTGGTGGCTCAATCGTACAGTAAAAATCTCGGTCTTTATGCCGAGAGAATTGGTGCGATCAATGTAGTTTGCTCATCGGCAGATGCTGCTGCAAGGTATATTCTTTGCAATGTTTTTACATTGGCATAGCCGATAGAGGTGTTTATTTGGTTCATTGGGTAGATTTCGGGTTAGGTGTCTCGGGTCGGTTTGAAATCGAGCTTTGTGTTCAtattatttttacataattgcaACTCATTTTTTAAGTTCTGTCAAATCGGGTTCGGTTACAAAGACGGGTAAATTTCAAATCATCGAGTCtgttttgaacaactctagGCATAGGAAACACCTAGAACCGCCTATTGTCTTGAACTCATGATTAGTTAATTTTACCACAAGAGCTCGTGTCCTATCTTGTGTGTTAATCTGCTTCAGGGTAAAGAGCCAACTGAAAAGGATTGCACGGCCTATGTACTCAAACCCTCCAATTCACGGAGCTAGGATCGTTGCCCATGTCGTGGGAAATCCTGAATTCTTCGATGAATGGAAAGACGAAATGGAAATGATGGCCGGTAGGATTAAGAGTGTCAGACAGAAGTTGTATGACAATCTCATTTCAAAAGACAAGAGTGGAAAAGATTGGTCGTTTATCCTTCAACAGATTGGAATGTTCTCATTCACTGGCCTAAACAAAGCTCAGGTATATTTTGTTCATTGTAAGTAATCAGTGGGACCTCAAAAACATGCTAATTTTTTCTAACACTTACATTCATTTGTTTTCCAGAGTGACAATATGACTAATAAGTGGCACATATACATGACAAAGGACGGAAGAATATCGCTAGCGGGATTATCTGCCGCCAAATGTGAGTATCTTGCCGATGCCATTATCGACTCATACTACAATGTTAGTTAAAAGATGTATTTTTTACAAAGGCGTGGAAATGATAATGCAAATTTTGGTGTGTTCATCATGATAATAATGTACACAACTGTGCTCTTTTCGGGATGCACTTAGAATTGTAGCGTTGTTCTCCTACTGTAGTGACTCGGACGACATTGGTATACGATCTTTGTAGTATTCGAACCATTTTGTAATTTCCGAAATCCATTGTAATTGTATGAAACAACAAAATACTCCATTGATGTGCATGCGTGACGCCCATAGTTGGACTTCTTTCGTTATTGTTATGTAGTTTGGATGCCGAGGACTCTAAATTCAGTATATCATAtgaaaaaaaagcttttaataattaaaaaattacaaaagtaagcatccaaacaaaaaaattttcaatataagGGTTTTTCACCTGAATCCGAGGTAAGGAATGGcccgctgttactaacagcggatGATTATTAAACTGAGTCATAAGTCAGTTGAACAATTGTCCGATGTTCGGGAGATTGTTGAGCTAACTTTGACTTAGTTCAGCAATCGTacgttgttagtaacaatggACAATGCCCTACCTTAAGTTCGGGtgaaagacgcttattttggaaattattttattacaaggctcatttttttaatttttatcaataaaagcttattttttagatttattCTATATTGTATATGGAGTGAGCATCTTCTTGGGTATACATGTTTAACATTGTGTTTTATAGATTTTCATATGCATGAACTACAATGTAAGTTGTAAAAATTGAACTGCATAATACTGAATTAAACTAATTTGACATAGCAACCAAAATGATACGTTGAACTATAGTCAACTACcataaatgagaagaacaaagTCAATTGAGTAATGAGTAGTgtattatttactttttatttatagtgATAAGATAAGGtaaaaataaaaccaagtcATTGATACAAAATGTGGATAAGTTAAAATAAGATAatgaaattttgaatgccaTTAAGATGGAAAATATGAGACCACTTAATGTTGATCTTATAGAATTTGTGTCGTGTCGAAATGTTGTAGGGCACGTCGTTTCGGGGCGTTATGAGTCGTGCCTTAGCTAGCTACAAATAATAACTAGTGCCAAACCATTGTAACCATCTTCAAGTGTGACATGGCATGAAGACATGTGTCGTATACGTGTTGTGTCATAGGCCCCAatataaacatttttttaaaaaatttcaaaatttgttaTAAAATGATGGGTTCCCATGCCAGCACTTCAGTTCACGTGTTAAGTCGtaccatttttaaaaataagtgaaTGTGACAGTTGGCAAACCGTGTTGTGCCTAACTACAAACATGTTTTTTCTAAATGCGCCCGTGCCGACCGCATGTCGGCCCCAACTAGAGTGACTTCTAAGTAACTGAAACTCTATGCAAACACATTTTCATCCTAGACCACAAAATATAGACATCGGAGAATTAAGCTCCTAACTTTATGGTGAAGAGGTGATGGCGTGACCAATGAACTCATATCTTCCACATGACGCACCTTATTTTCTACCTTGGGAACAGCCATGCTTTACAGCCATTAGCTACTCCCAAGTCCTGCTCCAAATAGAGTACCATTTTGGTTTAGACATTGACTGAAAACTATTGATGGATTTGATTCTTTTGATGTTTCAACTTTCAATTATAATTAGGTGGCCGGCATTGTGTGGCCTTCTCTTTATTCGTATCAAGTCATTTTCATGTACCAAATATTACATCGGTGCTAAAATACTTTCAAGTGATTACAGATGTTTATTCGAGTTTTCGGGTTAATTTCAGGTCAAGTGTTTCAGGTAgatttaaaattgaatcttgtgtccacattgatttttacattattttaaattcattttgaagtcggatTCGGTTCCAAGATCAGGTAAATACCGGGTCATCAGGTCTGTTTTATACATCTCTACAACTGATAGTGATATATTGTGTGAAAAAATATCACAATCGATTACAACttgcaagtataatgaaactaAGGAAGTTTGATAGGAGTATAAATGTACTTCTCTGCCTCACtctttttacattatttaagaaaaaaaattctcaagTGGTTATTCAAAATGATGTAAAAAGACTAAAAGAGTAGGACAGAGGAGTACAATTTAATAGCCTTGCATTCATGCTCCTCCTGTCCTCCGTCCCTATCTTCATTAAACATGCACACGCTCACACTGTGATCAGTCCCCAACAGCAATCCATTTATCATGTACCAACCAAATCAGTGTTTGGGTTAGGGTCATATTTGAATGATGAGTCAATGTCAATCGATGCATAATAAGTTCAACTTGAGTAATCGGTTTAGCAATTTTGTAAACGGATTGTTTTTTGTCGATTtggataatttatttttaggagTTATTTATGGGTATAAATTGCTTCCTTTTCCTCTCCAGATTCTGATCATAGTTTATATGAGTAGGATACATCGGTACGAATGATGAGTTTTAGGAGTTAGTTTTTACTCGTCTACCCCGAGCACACCAAATTTCCGAACTTCATGAAGAAACTTGCTAGCTAGCTATAAGAAAGCAATTTACAGCAGAATTATGTACTTTGAACTGTATTTTTCTATACACAAGTGCTACAAATTCAACATTAGTACGTGTGCGGTGTGCCAATTTACAAACCCGATAACTAAACCAAGAGACAATCTGAACCTCAAAACGACATATATGTACTTTACAATAAATCGAGAAAAAACGCAGGAAATTGAAGGGGGAGAAGAGCTTGACGACATAGGAAACAAGTAGGAGATGCAAATGGAATTTCCAAAATTGTGTTATGGCAAACATAAATTGCGCAGAAGAATTCAACCTCCTAAACGGTTTGCTGCTCCAGACTCGCTGCTGATGTCTTTGAATTAGCACGCTGGTTAACTCTAAGTGTACCTCCGAGTTCAACTGGAACTAGAGGAACAAGTGAGTGTAAAACGTCGATAATCAATGGACGGTAACTTGGCTCGGGTTGTACGCATAATACCGCCACAGCTGCAACCTACAATAGTCGCCAAGAAGAATGTCGTTAGGGCCATGTAAGGTTGACTCAACCTAAAGTCTAATATAACAAACAAGAAACACACTCTTTAGGCCCGAAATTTTAATCTGAAGTCTCAATTATAAGTCTCACTATTCCCATtctcatttgccaaacaccccccaataatcattttaataaaagTACTTGTATACATCACTCGTTCTTTCGAATTACCTCCGCTTGAATACACAAAAGTAAGATATCAGTATTGCAATAGACGTGTCGATTCAGATCATCGTGTCGGGTGTTTCAAGTTGGTTCATTTTCTATTTCAGATCTGATGCGTacttattatcaatttttttaataccaCTTTCTAGGTTTCATTTTATGCTCGAGTCATATtcatattagagtatataatatatcctgggacctcaaccatcagattaagcttttggttgaattgattcTTTGGCAGTTCAGGccgattttatttttatctagtTGCAcacctaattatttttttactacCATGAAGATAATCTTTGGTAAATCATTTTT belongs to Amaranthus tricolor cultivar Red isolate AtriRed21 chromosome 17, ASM2621246v1, whole genome shotgun sequence and includes:
- the LOC130804649 gene encoding aspartate aminotransferase, chloroplastic, translating into MASTLTSSAASPFLQFPSNKGKLKLSNAFLGGDKRIPSFKMQSFSRVSMVATVNTSRFDGISMAPPDPILGVSEAFKADTDEKKLNLGVGAYRTEELQPYVLSVVKKAENLMLEKGENKEYLPIEGLAAFNKATAELLFGADNAVLKEQRVATVQSLSGTGSLRLAAALIERYFPGAKVLISSPTWGNHKNIFNDARVPWSEYRYYDPKTVGLDFEGMIADIKAAPEGSFILLHGCAHNPTGIDPTPEQWEKIADVIQEKGHFPFFDVAYQGFASGSLDEDASSVRLFAARGMELLVAQSYSKNLGLYAERIGAINVVCSSADAAARVKSQLKRIARPMYSNPPIHGARIVAHVVGNPEFFDEWKDEMEMMAGRIKSVRQKLYDNLISKDKSGKDWSFILQQIGMFSFTGLNKAQSDNMTNKWHIYMTKDGRISLAGLSAAKCEYLADAIIDSYYNVS